From Desulfatibacillum aliphaticivorans DSM 15576, a single genomic window includes:
- a CDS encoding phosphoribosylaminoimidazolesuccinocarboxamide synthase, whose translation MASSVWQTELPDLPEPKRGKVRDMYDLGDAYLMVATDRLSAFDVIMPDPIPDKGKVLTQISLFWFDVMKDIVDNHVLTAKVDEFPVKCRQYADILEGRSILVKKVQPQAIECVVRGYISGSGWSSYKKSQSVCGISLPEGLKESEKLPETLFTPSTKAELGEHDENISFEQSAEIVGQETAEKLRDLSLAIYTKGADLANEKGIIIADTKFEFGAADDGQIILIDEVLTPDSSRFWPKDQYEPGRAQDSFDKQFVRDYLLEIKFNKQPPGPKLPQEVLDKTRDKYLQALKLLAGDAYSI comes from the coding sequence ATGGCAAGCAGCGTATGGCAAACCGAATTGCCGGACCTTCCCGAGCCCAAACGGGGCAAAGTTCGCGATATGTACGACCTGGGCGACGCCTACCTGATGGTGGCGACCGACCGCCTGTCCGCCTTTGACGTGATCATGCCCGATCCCATCCCGGACAAGGGCAAGGTCCTGACCCAGATTTCCCTGTTCTGGTTCGACGTCATGAAAGACATCGTGGATAACCACGTTCTCACCGCCAAGGTGGATGAGTTCCCGGTCAAGTGCAGGCAATACGCCGACATCCTGGAAGGCCGCAGCATTTTGGTGAAAAAAGTGCAGCCCCAGGCCATCGAATGCGTGGTGCGCGGTTACATTTCCGGCTCCGGCTGGTCTTCGTACAAAAAGTCCCAGAGCGTTTGCGGCATTTCCCTGCCCGAGGGCCTGAAGGAATCCGAAAAGCTGCCCGAGACTCTCTTCACCCCCTCCACCAAAGCGGAATTGGGCGAGCACGACGAGAACATCTCCTTTGAACAATCCGCCGAAATCGTGGGTCAGGAAACCGCGGAAAAACTCCGCGACCTGAGTCTGGCCATCTATACCAAAGGCGCAGACCTGGCCAACGAAAAGGGCATCATCATCGCCGACACCAAGTTCGAGTTCGGGGCCGCGGACGACGGCCAAATCATCCTCATTGACGAGGTTCTGACCCCGGACTCCTCCCGGTTCTGGCCCAAGGATCAGTACGAGCCCGGCCGCGCCCAGGACAGCTTTGACAAGCAATTTGTGCGGGATTACCTGCTTGAGATCAAATTCAACAAGCAGCCTCCCGGACCCAAATTGCCTCAGGAAGTTCTTGATAAAACAAGGGATAAGTATCTCCAAGCTCTGAAGCTGCTGGCGGGCGATGCATACTCCATATGA
- a CDS encoding metallophosphoesterase family protein, whose protein sequence is MTKIGVISDTHMRMPNERMFRLAERQFKDVSMVLHAGDLVSIRVLDAFIDKKVVAVCGNMCERDSTQVLSPKEVITVEGVRIGLIHGHGSRTGLEDRIFKEFDDVEAIVYGHTHSPANHLKQGVLMFNPGAFTSYSMGTETGTVGVLTVDEKGISGEILPL, encoded by the coding sequence ATGACAAAGATCGGCGTAATATCAGACACTCATATGCGGATGCCCAACGAACGCATGTTTCGCTTGGCGGAGCGTCAGTTCAAGGACGTTTCCATGGTGCTCCATGCCGGCGATCTGGTAAGCATCCGGGTGCTTGACGCGTTTATCGACAAGAAGGTCGTGGCCGTGTGCGGCAATATGTGCGAACGGGACTCCACCCAGGTTTTAAGCCCCAAAGAGGTGATTACCGTGGAAGGCGTCCGCATCGGCCTGATTCACGGGCACGGCTCCAGGACCGGGCTGGAAGACAGGATCTTCAAGGAATTCGATGATGTGGAGGCCATTGTATACGGCCACACCCATTCTCCGGCCAACCATTTGAAGCAAGGCGTGCTCATGTTCAATCCGGGCGCCTTCACTTCCTACAGCATGGGAACGGAAACCGGAACCGTAGGCGTTCTGACCGTTGATGAAAAAGGGATCTCCGGGGAAATCCTTCCCCTGTGA